Proteins encoded within one genomic window of Streptomyces profundus:
- a CDS encoding Na(+)/H(+) antiporter subunit C, with protein sequence MTTLDLVMALVVAGLFAAGFYLLLDRSLMRVLLGVIVLGHAANLLLLLTGGPPGVPPVLGATEGGERYADPLPQAMALTAIVITFGITTLLLALVHRAWQLDGHDEVRDDVEDRRIGTIQDRAESGPPLPTDRDQEPGGRQER encoded by the coding sequence ATGACCACCCTTGACCTGGTGATGGCGCTGGTGGTCGCCGGCCTCTTCGCCGCCGGCTTCTATCTGTTGCTGGACCGTTCCCTGATGCGCGTCCTGCTGGGCGTGATCGTCCTGGGCCACGCCGCCAACCTGCTGCTGTTGCTGACCGGCGGCCCACCCGGCGTGCCCCCGGTGCTCGGCGCCACCGAGGGCGGCGAACGCTACGCCGACCCGCTGCCGCAGGCCATGGCGCTGACCGCGATCGTGATCACCTTCGGCATCACCACGCTGCTGCTGGCGCTGGTCCACCGCGCCTGGCAGCTGGACGGCCACGACGAGGTGCGGGACGACGTGGAGGACCGCAGGATCGGCACCATCCAGGACCGGGCGGAGAGCGGCCCGCCGCTGCCGACCGACCGGGATCAGGAGCCCGGCGGGAGGCAGGAACGATGA